Proteins from a genomic interval of Lolium perenne isolate Kyuss_39 chromosome 1, Kyuss_2.0, whole genome shotgun sequence:
- the LOC127345858 gene encoding peroxidase 2 produces the protein MAMKLSTRAIVVSLCLVLVFFAGQSAAAHGDRGKKGTVGDKVYQIVAKEIRDNSGVGPALIRLLFHDCWVNGCDGSVLLDRKPYGSKTEKQAENNIGLDGFDVIDKIKAKLGDNVSCADIVVLAAREATFIVSREKIDYPVKTGRMDGVVSSAEAADRFLPPSTFDFEQLKANFDVKKFNTKELVALSGAHAIGVAHKSSFADRIDDSTATPISLDYMNALKKDDKPIQPNNIRDKELAFRNASGYDPTGVDTTDMGKGVLDNSYYHANLQNTVLFRSDWELRNDTSGDAGGIMETFKEDAKEWYRQFGDAMAKLSKLPAEGTRFEIRKNCRKTN, from the exons ATGGCGATGAAGCTGAGTACCCGCGCCATCGTGGTGTCGCTCTGCCTGGTGCTCGTCTTCTTCGCCGGGCAGTCTGCAGCGGCCCACGGCGACCGCGGCAAGAAGGGCACCGTTGGGGACAAGGTCTACCAGATAGTGGCCAAGGAAATCAGGGACAACTCCGGCGTCGGCCCCGCCCTCATCCGCCTTCTCTTCCATGACTGCTGGGTGAAT GGCTGCGACGGGTCCGTGCTCCTGGACAGGAAGCCCTACGGTAGCAAGACGGAGAAGCAGGCGGAGAACAACATCGGCCTCGACGGCTTCGACGTGATCGACAAGATCAAGGCCAAGCTCGGCGACAACGTCTCCTGCGCCGACATCGTCGTCCTCGCCGCCCGCGAGGCCACCTTCATCGTCAGCCGCGAGAAGATCGACTACCCCGTCAAGACGGGCCGGATGGACGGCGTGGTCTCGTCCGCGGAAGCAGCGGACCGCTTCCTCCCTCCTTCGACCTTCGATTTCGAGCAGCTCAAGGCCAACTTTGacgtcaagaaattcaacaccaaGGAGCTTGTCGCCCTCTCCGGCGCGCACGCCATCGGCGTCGCCCACAAAAGCTCCTTCGCCGACCGCATCGACGACTCCACCGCCACGCCCATCAGCCTAGATTACATGAACGCCCTCAAAAAGGACGACAAGCCGATCCAGCCCAACAACATCCGCGACAAGGAGCTCGCCTTCCGCAACGCGTCTGGCTACGACCCAACTGGGGTGGACACCACCGATATGGGTAAGGGGGTGCTGGACAACAGCTACTACCACGCCAACCTGCAGAACACGGTGCTCTTCAGGTCCGACTGGGAGCTTCGCAACGACACCAGCGGCGACGCCGGGGGTATCATGGAGACGTTCAAGGAAGACGCCAAAGAGTGGTATCGACAGTTCGGTGACGCCATGGCCAAGCTCAGCAAGCTACCCGCCGAGGGCACCCGTTTCGAGATCAGGAAGAACTGCAGGAAAACCAACTAA